The Candidatus Paceibacterota bacterium genome contains the following window.
GCTCCTTCATATCGTATTTCATGGTGCCGAGCTCGATGCGCGATACGTTGAGGTAGTCTTCGACGACATTGATCATCGTCTTGACCGAGGAATAGACGGTCTGGACGATGTTGCGGAGCGGCTCGGCTATAGGGCCGACATCGCCTTCGAGGATGAGCGACGTATTGCCCTTGATCGCCGTCAGAGGGCTGCGCAGCTGGTGCGTCGCGAACGAGATGAACTCGGTCTTCTGCTTGTCGAGCTCGACGAGGCGAGTGTTCGCCTTCTGGAGGTCGGCGGCGAGCTTTTCGATCTTGCGGCGGGCCTCGGCCTCTTTTTTCACATTCCTCAAGAGCGTAACGCCGAAGAAGAACGACAGGATGAACGTGATGATGGTCAATATCTGGTTCGTCGTGTTCTCGAGGAAGAAGAACTGCGAGCCGATCATGATCAGGAGGACATAGACGAGCAGTTGCGTGCCGAGGAGGCGCAACTGGAACATCTTGAGGTTCGTGATGGTATAGAGGATGAGCGCGAGGAACACCGGCAGGACGAAGAGGCTGTAGAGATTCAGCTCGTAATATCCGGTCTGGCTCGATATGTATTCGGTTACGGAGAAGACCGCGAAGAACAGGATCAGGGCGATGCCGACCACCGATACCTGTATCTTTTTAGCACGATCGGAATTGCGGAGCGCGCCCATACCGGAGACCAGAATATAGATGCAGACGGCCCATTCGATGGCGAGCTTATAGTTCGTAAGGAATTCGCTATTGAAAGCCTCGCATACGGGCTGGTTAAAGCCCATGATGGACGCGCCCGTCACCGTTATCCACCAGGCCGGCACCGAAAGCCCGAGGAACGTCAGTTTGAGCCATGCGGGGATCTTGTTTCCGTTATTGACGAGAACGGCGAAGAAATAGGCGCCCGCGATATAGAAAACGGTGTTTATATAATCGAGAGGCGCCCAGAAGAACGTGACGAGATGATAGTCGGTCTGGGTCCAGACTATGACGTCGCCTATGAGCCAGAGACAGAATGTTCCCACGAATATGCTGAAGACTCTGGAGAGAAGCGAGAATCTCGAAGCGAAGAGGACGAAGACGCCCAGGAGAACCGCGATGAACACCGGAACGAGATGAGAATAGTATGCGATCGTGTGGTAGCTCTCCGTAGTGGCGAGGCAGGTGTTCAGGTCCATGATCTCAGATTATAGCAAGTCTGACTTCCCTTTTACATACTCGATCGAGGTGGATGGGTGGCACATCCAGAACTCCTCGCCTTCGATGTCCGTCGGCTCGAGTGCCACGATAAGCGGCTTTCTGCCGCTCGATCTCAGTATCTCTATGAACGCAGGCAGGAATACTTCCTTCGTGAACCCTATCTCCTTCTCATCGAGCATGAAGTTTTCGAATAGGATAGCGTTTTTAAGGAAAAGCGTCAGGAAATTCCGATAATAGTCTTTGGCATTGCCGCCTGATCGAGAAAACCACTCCGATGCGTCGAAAAGGGTCGGCTTCAGGAAGAGAAAGCCCGAATAGGTCTTTTCGATGAGCTCGTGATGGAAATCTATGAGGCTCTGTCCCCAGAGCGTCTTCACCTCGTCGATCTTTTTGCCGTTATATGAATTGAAATCTATGACGTTGAATCGCGCGATCTTCGAGCCGCCTTTCTTGCCTTTGCCGAGATAGAACGACATCTTGCCCCAGGATTTTTTGCACTCGTTATTGGACGTGAATTTGTCCTGATGGTATTCCCAGAGCAGGGGCTCGAAATCGCCTATAGCGTCTGCGATGCTTATGAACCTGCGGAATTCGTAGTTCGGAGTGGCGAGCTGACGAAAGAGGACGGCTTTCGGAGCCTTCGCCAGAGGCTCCGGCACGCCCGCCGGCAGTGTATCCGCCACGTATCGAGCGATGCCTGAATCCTCGTGTCGCGCGGCCAGCTCTTTCGCGGCGTCTTCAAGGGACGTATATATGAAATCGTTGAAGGCCTGTCGGTCAGAGGTCAGCCTCTCTATAAGCGAAGAGAGTTCCGTATCGGTGGAAATCTGGACGTCGGAGGCTATTTTTTGCGCGGTCGCCATGAAAATTAGGTTACTCTGCGGACGAGCAGGCGTCGCCGGCGGCGGTATCGCATATCCTTTCCTCGCATGCCATCTTGCCCGATTCGCATTCGGCCGCGCACGTGTCGTCGGCGCATGATCCGAAATCGGCTGCCTTTACGTGGAACTCTCTGTAGGACGAGAGATCGTTCGGAGGGCAATCGCCGTCGTCGCATTCCCTTACGAAGCATGTATGCGCCGAAGCGTCGCACGGAGCCTCGACGAGAAAATCATAGTCTTTTTCGTAGTAGAAAGTATAAAAATTGGCGCCGATGGCCGACAAGACCATTGCGGCGAGCACGAAGAAAAGCATCCTATTCATGTATGTCATTGTAGCACGCCCTTCCGGACCAAAAGAAAACGCGCAACCCTGTAAGGTTGCGCGTCAGAAGCCGGTCGTTTTCAGCAAGATCTTTGCGAAAGCGAGCAAGCCTCCTACCAACAGAGTCCACGCGACGTTGCAGATGACGTGGCTCGTAATGAACAATATCCAGACTTTCGCTTTTCGCAGATCGACTGATTTCCCGTACAAGTAGATGATCGCGGTGAACGAATCGAACTTGATCGAGAAAAAGGCGAATCCGAGAGCCTTTCCGACAGCGAGGGGGCCGATTTTCCAGTCATAGACGGTGCGGACGACTGGAAGCTTCAGGATAGTATCCCTCAGCGTCCAGTCGGCCTCCGTCCTGCCGTTGATCACGAGGTAGAGAAGATTCCCGACCAGCGTAACGGCGAACATGACCGCAAAACCCCTGATCTCGCCGAGCCACCCGATCATGACCGGATAGAGGGCGAGGTCGATCCAGTTGTCGAGAGCCTGCCACAGAACGAATCCCGCGACCGCGCTCGACTTCTGGGTCTTGCTTTTCCAAAAAGCGTTGAGAGCGAAACAGAGAAAGGCTGATCCCAGAGCGATGCTCCAGAGGATCTTGGGGTCCATAGGACACCTCCTTCTTTGAAGTTAATGTGCGTACGGCGTCGTGCCGCGTTTACGAATATATTATAGCACAATATATAGGCAAAAGTCAATATCTCCCCCTCCGTCAATAAAAAGGAGCCCCTTTCAGGGCTCCTTGCGCTATGCCGTCGCCTTCTCCGTCCCGCGGAGACCGGCCGACTGGCGCTCTGCTTCGCGCATGACGACCCGCAGCGTCCCTTCCTCCGAAGACCGGAGGATGAGATTGCAGTACATATCACACGCCTTCTTCTCGTCGAGGAGCTCGCTATGCGTGCCTGCCCCGACGATCCTGCCCTCTTCCATGACCACGATCTGATCGGCTTCGCGGGCTATATCCAGATTGTGAGTGCTCATGATGCACGTTCGGCCTCGCACCGCCGCTTTGATGGCGTCGTCGAGGAGCCTCCGGTTCATGGGGTCGAGAGCGCTCATTGGCTCGTCCATGAGAAGCACGTCCGGTCCGGGCACGATGGCCCGCCCGATCGCCAGGCGCTGGCGCTCGCCTCCGGAGAGGTTCGCGCCGTTCGAGGCGATCCGGAATTCGAGCGGATCGTCGGGGGACAGATGCGTCAGCCGCACGTTCCGGAGCGTGCCCATCAGGTATTCCCTGTCGAGCTTGTCCGGATCCGCTTCGCTATAGGCGAGGTTATATCCGAGGCTCGCCTGCCATATGCCGAAACGCTGTTCGACGATGCCGAGAGACCGGAGCCACGAATCATGGTCAATGTCCCGCAAGTCCAGTCCGCCGACGGTTATCCTCCCCTTTTCAGGTTCGATGATGCCGGCGATGAGAGCGATGAGCGTGGATTTTCCGGAACCTGAAGGACCGACGATGACCGTATTCTTGCCGTGAGGAATGATCAGGCAAAGGTTCTCGACCGTGTAATCCCTGTCTCCGCCCATGTCCGGATATCGGAAACTGACGTTCTCGAAGACGATGTCGCCTTCGGCCGGGATCGCGCGTATGCCCCTATCCCTCTCTGCCCGCTTTTTGGCGGACGGAGATTGATCGAGATACTCGAAGAACCGCGCGATCTGCTCCCGGGCCTGGAGGAGGTCCCGCTGGATCGATCCGATAGAGCCCATCGAAGCGAATCCGGCGAACGACCACGTCATGACGACGAGGAACTGCCCTTTCGTCATGATCCCGCCATCCGCGAACACGAGCGACAGAAAGAAGAGCGTGGCGAGCGTCAGAAACGAGATCGGCTCCCGCGAAGCGTACGTTTCGCTGAAACTCTTGAGCCAGAGCTTTTTGCCCCGAGCCTCGAATTTCGCGAATTCCGCCCTGAAGGACGCCACCTCGTATCCCTGCTTGCCCGCAAGGACGACCTCGCGGGCATTGTCGAACCTTTCCCAGAAGCGCTGCTCGATCTCGTTGTTATGCCTCTCGAGCTCTTTGACGTCAGGGAGCATGCCTTTGCTTATGGCGAAGTTCCGCCGGACGTATCCGAGGAACCCTGCCAGGAGCACGAGGCCCAGGACGGGCTGTATCCAGGCTATGCCGATGACCGCTATGGCCATGCCGGATGCGATGGGCAGTATGTCGAACACGATCGTCTGTACCATTTTTGGGAATGCGGACGCGCCGCGGCGCACGGTCTCCCTGTCCTCCGCAAGCCGTTCGGCCATGAGAGACAGGGGTACGTCGAACGCTTTGGCGAAGGCTTCCGCATAGAGCGTCATCTCGAAAGGATAGGTCACTCTGCGGATGTTCTCGACCCATTTCGACCAGTCGCAGAAATATCGGGCCGCGAGCACCGCCGAGAAGGCCGCGACGAGGGTGTATCGGCCTTCGGCCGTGCCCTGGTCTACGATCTTTCCAAAAAGCCAGAAACAGAGGAGGTTGAGCACTTGAACGCAGAAAACCGCCGTCGCTATCCAGAGCAGGGGCCCCTGGAACGGACGGCACAGCTTCCACGCCCTGGCAATGAAACTTACTTTCACAGTGAAGTCCTTGGTTGAGGGTTGTTGAAGATGGAATATGAAAGATCAAAAATACTGGCGTATTTCTTTCCGCAAGTATTACGCCGCGGCCGCTATATTTGTTCCCGCAGGATTCGGTCGAGCTTAGATTCCCTCTTTTTTCAGGTCTTCGACGGCCTTGCGCGCGTCTTTGGAGAGCTTCTTCGGCATCGTTACATGGACGACGACGAGAATGTCGCCGCGGTGGCCGTCCTTGCCCCGCGCGGTGGTCGGAGCACCCTTGCCTTTGACGCGAAGGATTTCGCCTTCGGATATGCCTTCAGGGATCTTAACGACGATGTCGCCGTCGAGCGTCTTGAGCGGTATTGACACGCCCAGGAGCGCGTCAGAGAGCTTTACGGCCGTCTCCGTGAGGAGATTGTTGCCTTCCTTGCGAAATGTCGGGTGTTTTTTCACGTGAAGGCGTAGATAGAGGTCGCCCGATTGGCCCCCGGCAACGGCTTCGCCTGCTCCGGTGAGACGCACCATTTCGCCGTTCTCGACGGATGCGGGGACTTTGACCTTTATCTCCTGATTGCGCTTGGTGACGCCCGCGCCGCGGCATACCGGGCATTTCTCTTCCGGTTCTTTACCCGCGCCGCGGCAGGTTTCGCACGTCCGGGTAGTCTGGAACGATCCCATGATGGATCGGCGGACTTCGGTAACGCGGCCTTTGCCCGAGCAGGTGTGGCATGTCTTCATCTTGCTGCCTTTTTTGACGCCCGAACCTGCGCATTCGGCGCAAGCCGATACTTTATTCAAGACGATCGTCTTTTCCGCTCCAAAAATCGATTCTTCGAAGGCGATATCGAGGTCTACCTGTATGTCGGCGCCGCGTTTTTGTTTCTGGCGACTGCCCCCCATTCCGCTGCCGAAAATATCTCCGAATATATCGCCGAGGTCGAATTCGACGCCGTTCGCGCCGTTGAAGCCGCCCTGGAATCCGGAGAAATCAAATCCGCCGAAGTCATTCGGGTTGAAACCGCCGGCGCCCCCGAAGCCCGGCCCAGCCGAGCCGAACGTATCATATTGCTTTCGCTTGTTCTCGTCGCCGAGGACGGAGTATGCCTCGTTGGCTTCTTTGAACCTGTCGGCATTGCCGGTCTTCTTGTCCGGATGATGCTCATGCGCGAGCTTGCGGAACGCCTTTTTGATGTCGTCCTGCGATGCGCCCTTGTCTACTCCGAGTATCTTGTAATAGTCTTTTGACATTGCTTTGGTGAAAGTAGACACCCTGTTTCCCGCGATCCATTCGCGGGAAACGAGTTGGCCGCTTTACTTATTTTCAGTATATTCCGCGTCTTTGACGCTATCGCCGCCCTCCTTCTTGCCTGCGCCGTCCGCGGCGCCTGCCGCCTGCTGGGCTTTCATCATCGCTTCGCCGATTTTCTGCATCGACGCGGACAATGCTTCACTCGCCTTTTTGACGGCGTCTGCGTCGCTGCCGTCTTTGACCTTCTTGAGGTCGGCGACCTTGGCTTCGACGTCGCCGCGAATATCGGCAGGAACCTTGTCGCCTGCATCCTTCAACGACTTTTCTGCAGTATATATCATCTGCTCGGCGATGTTCTTCGCTTCAGCTTCCGCGCGCTTCTTTTCGTCATCGGCCGCATTCATTTCAGCGTCCTTCTTCATGCGCTCGATGTCTTCCTTGGACAAGCCCGACGAGCCCTGAATCTTGATCGACTGCTCTTTGCCGGTCGATTTCTCCTTAGCTTTGACGTTCAGGATGCCGTTCGCGTCGATGTCGAACGTGACTTCGACCTGCGGGACGCCGCGAGGAGCCGGCGGGATGCCGTCGAGGATGAATTTGCCGAGCGATTTGTTGTCGCGAGCCATAGCGCGGTCGCCTTGGACGACGTGTATCTCTACAGACGTCTGGTTATCGGCTGCGGTCGAGAATACCTGCGATCGCGATGCGGGGATCGTGGTGTTCTTTTCGATCAGTTTAGTCGCGACGCCGCCCATAGTCTCGATGCCGAACGACAATGGAATGACGTCGAGGAGAAGCACGTCTTTGACGTCGCCCTTGAGCACGCCGCCCTGGATGGCCGCGCCTAATGCGACGACTTCGTCAGGGTTCACGCCCATATGGGGCTTCTTCTTGAAAAAATCCTCCACTGCTTTCTGCATCGCAGGCATGCGGGTCTGGCCGCCGACGAGGATAACCTCATTGATATCAGCGACCTTGAACGGCGACGCTTCCATCGCGCGCTTGGTGATCTCCATGGCGCGGTCGATAAATTCGGCGCAAAGGCCTTCGAGCGTCGCTCGGGTCATCTTTTTGACCAAGTGGAGCGGCCCGTCCGAGCCTACCGATATGAACGGGATGTTGATCTCGGTCTCGACCGCCGTCGAAAGCTCGATCTTGGCCTTTTCGGCCGCATCGTCGAGGCGCTGCTTGGCGAGAGCGTCCTTGCGGAGGTCTATGCCGTTTTCCTTAGCGAATTCGTCCGCGAGCCAGTTGATGATCTTCTGGTCGATATCCTTGCCGCCGAGGTGCGCATCGCCGTCCGTAGAGCGGACTTCGACCACGCCTTCGCCCACTTCAAGGACGGAGATATCGAACGTGCCGCCGCCGAAGTCGAATACGGCGATCTTCTCGTCCTTCTTCTTGTTAAAGCCGTATGCCAAGGCTGCGGCCGTAGGCTCATTGATGATTCGCTTCACGTCGAGGCCGGCGATCTTGCCCGCGTCCTTCGTCGCCTGGCGCTGCGAGTCGTTGAAATATGCCGGAACGGTGATGACCGCTTCGGTCACAGGCTCGCCGAGGCGCGCTTCCGCGTCCGCCTTGAGCTTGGCGAGTATCATTGCCGATATCTCTTCGGGACGAGACCATTTCTCGCCCATCTTCACTTCGACGCCGCCGTTATCGGATTTGCGGGTCTCGAAAGGAACGGCTTTCGCGTCCTTCTGTACCGAGTTCTCGTCGAAATTATGGCCGATGAAGCGTTTGATCTGGAATACGGTGTTCTTCGGGTTCGTGACTGACTGGCGCTTGGCGACGACGCCGACGACGCGCTCTTTAGTCTTGGTCTCTGCGACGATGGAAGGCGTGGTGCGCATGCCTTCGGCGTTCTCGAGGATCTTGGGCTCGCCGCCTTCCATGACGGCGACGGCGGAATTAGTGGTACCAAGGTCGATACCTATGATCTTTGACATAGTTTAGTGCTGCTAGGCCGCGCAAGGGACGGCAAGGTTGAATAATGGCAGAAATAAGAAGCTGCCAGACAGGCTAGC
Protein-coding sequences here:
- a CDS encoding ATP-binding protein, which gives rise to MDLNTCLATTESYHTIAYYSHLVPVFIAVLLGVFVLFASRFSLLSRVFSIFVGTFCLWLIGDVIVWTQTDYHLVTFFWAPLDYINTVFYIAGAYFFAVLVNNGNKIPAWLKLTFLGLSVPAWWITVTGASIMGFNQPVCEAFNSEFLTNYKLAIEWAVCIYILVSGMGALRNSDRAKKIQVSVVGIALILFFAVFSVTEYISSQTGYYELNLYSLFVLPVFLALILYTITNLKMFQLRLLGTQLLVYVLLIMIGSQFFFLENTTNQILTIITFILSFFFGVTLLRNVKKEAEARRKIEKLAADLQKANTRLVELDKQKTEFISFATHQLRSPLTAIKGNTSLILEGDVGPIAEPLRNIVQTVYSSVKTMINVVEDYLNVSRIELGTMKYDMKELDFKDMVQEVANEQKPNIDAKGLALNVVIDDSQTYRVKADLDKFKQVIMNTVDNSVKYTPKGSLTLSLEKANGKIRFKAADTGVGIRPDVLPKLFQKFTRAPNASEANIHGTGLGLFIAKEIMNAHGGRIWAESAGEGKGSQFYVELPEVK
- the dnaK gene encoding molecular chaperone DnaK produces the protein MSKIIGIDLGTTNSAVAVMEGGEPKILENAEGMRTTPSIVAETKTKERVVGVVAKRQSVTNPKNTVFQIKRFIGHNFDENSVQKDAKAVPFETRKSDNGGVEVKMGEKWSRPEEISAMILAKLKADAEARLGEPVTEAVITVPAYFNDSQRQATKDAGKIAGLDVKRIINEPTAAALAYGFNKKKDEKIAVFDFGGGTFDISVLEVGEGVVEVRSTDGDAHLGGKDIDQKIINWLADEFAKENGIDLRKDALAKQRLDDAAEKAKIELSTAVETEINIPFISVGSDGPLHLVKKMTRATLEGLCAEFIDRAMEITKRAMEASPFKVADINEVILVGGQTRMPAMQKAVEDFFKKKPHMGVNPDEVVALGAAIQGGVLKGDVKDVLLLDVIPLSFGIETMGGVATKLIEKNTTIPASRSQVFSTAADNQTSVEIHVVQGDRAMARDNKSLGKFILDGIPPAPRGVPQVEVTFDIDANGILNVKAKEKSTGKEQSIKIQGSSGLSKEDIERMKKDAEMNAADDEKKRAEAEAKNIAEQMIYTAEKSLKDAGDKVPADIRGDVEAKVADLKKVKDGSDADAVKKASEALSASMQKIGEAMMKAQQAAGAADGAGKKEGGDSVKDAEYTENK
- a CDS encoding ABC transporter ATP-binding protein, whose product is MLNLLCFWLFGKIVDQGTAEGRYTLVAAFSAVLAARYFCDWSKWVENIRRVTYPFEMTLYAEAFAKAFDVPLSLMAERLAEDRETVRRGASAFPKMVQTIVFDILPIASGMAIAVIGIAWIQPVLGLVLLAGFLGYVRRNFAISKGMLPDVKELERHNNEIEQRFWERFDNAREVVLAGKQGYEVASFRAEFAKFEARGKKLWLKSFSETYASREPISFLTLATLFFLSLVFADGGIMTKGQFLVVMTWSFAGFASMGSIGSIQRDLLQAREQIARFFEYLDQSPSAKKRAERDRGIRAIPAEGDIVFENVSFRYPDMGGDRDYTVENLCLIIPHGKNTVIVGPSGSGKSTLIALIAGIIEPEKGRITVGGLDLRDIDHDSWLRSLGIVEQRFGIWQASLGYNLAYSEADPDKLDREYLMGTLRNVRLTHLSPDDPLEFRIASNGANLSGGERQRLAIGRAIVPGPDVLLMDEPMSALDPMNRRLLDDAIKAAVRGRTCIMSTHNLDIAREADQIVVMEEGRIVGAGTHSELLDEKKACDMYCNLILRSSEEGTLRVVMREAERQSAGLRGTEKATA
- the dnaJ gene encoding molecular chaperone DnaJ; this encodes MSKDYYKILGVDKGASQDDIKKAFRKLAHEHHPDKKTGNADRFKEANEAYSVLGDENKRKQYDTFGSAGPGFGGAGGFNPNDFGGFDFSGFQGGFNGANGVEFDLGDIFGDIFGSGMGGSRQKQKRGADIQVDLDIAFEESIFGAEKTIVLNKVSACAECAGSGVKKGSKMKTCHTCSGKGRVTEVRRSIMGSFQTTRTCETCRGAGKEPEEKCPVCRGAGVTKRNQEIKVKVPASVENGEMVRLTGAGEAVAGGQSGDLYLRLHVKKHPTFRKEGNNLLTETAVKLSDALLGVSIPLKTLDGDIVVKIPEGISEGEILRVKGKGAPTTARGKDGHRGDILVVVHVTMPKKLSKDARKAVEDLKKEGI